In the Phoenix dactylifera cultivar Barhee BC4 unplaced genomic scaffold, palm_55x_up_171113_PBpolish2nd_filt_p 000942F, whole genome shotgun sequence genome, one interval contains:
- the LOC120107643 gene encoding putative germin-like protein 2-1 produces MASGALVIAILALAFAEAFAGDPKPLQDFCVADLKSPVFVNGLVCKDPKLAMPEDFFFSGLDKPGNTNNRVGSNVTLVNAAMLPGLNTLGVSIARIDYAPYGLNPPHTHPRATEILTVIEGSLYVGFVTSNPNKFFAKTLHKGDVFVFPQGLIHFQFNVGDINAVAMSGFNSQNPGVITIADAVFGSKPPISDDVLMKAFQVGKEIIEELKAQFK; encoded by the exons ATGGCCTCTGGAGCTCTTGTGATCGCCATTCTTGCATTGGCTTTTGCTGAAGCTTTTGCCGGAGATCCCAAACCACTGCAGGACTTCTGTGTCGCTGACTTGAAGTCTCCTG TGTTTGTCAATGGGTTGGTCTGCAAGGACCCCAAGCTTGCCATGCCAGAGgacttcttcttctccggccTCGACAAGCCTGGTAACACCAATAACCGGGTTGGCTCCAACGTTACTCTCGTCAATGCAGCCATGCTCCCAGGCCTGAACACTCTTGGCGTCTCCATTGCCCGCATCGACTACGCTCCCTATGGCCTCAACCCTCCCCATACCCACCCTCGGGCCACCGAGATCCTCACCGTCATCGAGGGATCTCTCTACGTTGGCTTCGTGACTTCGAACCCTAACAAGTTTTTCGCCAAGACCCTCCACAAGGGTGATGTCTTCGTCTTCCCCCAAGGCCTAATTCACTTCCAGTTCAATGTTGGGGATATCAATGCGGTTGCCATGTCCGGTTTTAACAGCCAGAATCCTGGTGTGATCACCATAGCCGATGCCGTCTTCGGTTCGAAGCCACCCATCTCTGATGATGTTCTGATGAAGGCCTTCCAAGTGGGCAAGGAGATCATTGAAGAGCTTAAGGCTCAGTTTAAGTAG